In the genome of Microbacterium saperdae, one region contains:
- a CDS encoding type IV secretory system conjugative DNA transfer family protein, translated as MSGPVQAKPANDLFINLTLGALVAAAVFTGILRVAGSVAAFLTGLPEPAGGFTTGLAVLATPADPGAALGAEGLNPFAYWAVVTGFLSVLGTAGFFVVRAVHRSRSKTDPHRLAGTATAAEVARVASPKALVKKAATLRPSLTGTPAPSDVGYLLGTGKGGQVWATVEDSILLIGPPRSGKGLHVVINAILDAPGAVITTSTRPDNLTATLKARGKKGKVAVFDPQQLAPGLPAGMRWSPVRGCQDPLTAMIRAKGLATATGFGGVQDAGFWEGKTTAAIQTLLHAAALDGRDAKTLYQWALNPTLAADAVRVLSSHPGAAEGWADSLDAMVQADPRTRDSIWQGVSLAFSALADPRVLDAVSPGAGEEFDPEEFLLGNGTLYLLATGAGAGASSALVAAFIEDLVETARKIAARSPGARMDPPLLLALDEIGNLAPLPSLPTLMAEGGGTGITPLPVLQSLAQAREKWGENQANAIWDASIVKIILGGASNSRDLQDLSTLIGDRDETTDSVTTDAYGAHSSQRSIRRMPILPPDVLRTLPFGTGVVMLRTARPIVTDLRPWPKRVDARQLRADRGEVEQLLQGGAR; from the coding sequence GTGTCTGGTCCTGTGCAGGCGAAACCCGCCAACGATCTCTTCATCAACCTCACTCTCGGAGCCCTGGTCGCAGCCGCCGTGTTCACCGGGATCCTGCGTGTCGCGGGCTCGGTCGCCGCGTTCCTCACTGGGCTCCCTGAACCGGCCGGCGGGTTCACGACCGGCCTCGCCGTCCTCGCCACCCCAGCAGACCCGGGTGCGGCGCTCGGCGCGGAAGGCCTGAACCCGTTCGCCTACTGGGCGGTCGTCACCGGGTTCCTCAGTGTGCTCGGAACAGCGGGGTTCTTTGTGGTTCGGGCGGTTCACCGTTCCCGGTCGAAGACGGACCCACACCGGCTCGCAGGCACCGCCACCGCCGCCGAGGTCGCTCGCGTCGCCTCCCCGAAGGCCCTGGTGAAGAAGGCTGCGACGTTGCGGCCCTCGCTCACCGGGACGCCGGCACCGAGCGACGTCGGGTATCTCCTCGGCACGGGGAAGGGAGGGCAGGTGTGGGCGACGGTTGAGGACTCGATCCTGCTGATCGGTCCTCCCAGGTCGGGGAAGGGTCTGCATGTGGTGATCAACGCGATCCTCGACGCACCCGGCGCGGTCATCACCACTAGCACCCGCCCGGACAATCTCACCGCGACGTTGAAGGCACGCGGGAAGAAGGGGAAGGTGGCGGTGTTCGACCCGCAGCAGCTCGCCCCGGGACTCCCTGCGGGGATGCGGTGGTCACCGGTGCGAGGCTGCCAGGACCCGCTCACGGCGATGATCCGCGCGAAAGGCCTCGCCACCGCCACCGGATTCGGCGGGGTCCAAGACGCCGGGTTCTGGGAAGGGAAGACCACAGCCGCCATTCAAACCCTTCTCCATGCTGCCGCTCTCGACGGTAGGGATGCGAAGACCCTGTACCAGTGGGCGCTGAACCCGACCCTCGCCGCCGACGCCGTAAGGGTGCTGTCCTCTCATCCGGGGGCCGCCGAGGGGTGGGCGGATTCGTTGGATGCGATGGTGCAGGCAGACCCGCGCACGAGGGACTCGATCTGGCAGGGCGTGTCCCTCGCGTTCTCGGCCCTCGCAGACCCTCGCGTCCTGGACGCCGTCTCCCCAGGAGCGGGTGAGGAGTTTGACCCGGAGGAGTTTCTCCTCGGCAACGGGACTCTCTACCTCCTGGCCACGGGTGCGGGGGCTGGGGCGTCGTCGGCGTTGGTGGCGGCGTTCATTGAAGACCTCGTCGAGACCGCCCGGAAGATCGCCGCACGTTCACCCGGTGCACGCATGGACCCACCTCTGCTGCTTGCTCTGGATGAGATCGGGAACCTCGCCCCGTTGCCCAGCCTGCCGACGTTGATGGCGGAAGGCGGCGGCACCGGCATCACCCCACTCCCGGTCCTGCAGTCCCTGGCCCAGGCGCGGGAGAAGTGGGGTGAGAACCAAGCGAATGCGATCTGGGACGCGTCCATCGTCAAGATCATCCTCGGCGGAGCCTCCAACTCCCGAGACCTGCAAGACCTCTCCACGCTGATCGGCGACCGGGACGAGACTACCGACTCCGTCACGACGGACGCGTATGGGGCGCACTCGTCGCAGCGGTCGATCCGGCGGATGCCGATCCTCCCACCGGACGTCCTGCGCACTCTTCCGTTCGGGACCGGAGTCGTGATGCTCCGCACCGCCCGCCCTATCGTCACGGACCTACGCCCATGGCCGAAACGCGTTGACGCGAGGCAACTCCGCGCGGACCGGGGCGAGGTAGAGCAGCTGTTGCAGGGCGGTGCCCGGTAG
- a CDS encoding single-stranded DNA-binding protein, with product MTIRTKESLSGFLATDPELSFTRTGDARMYARVRQEHFQREEDGSFTRLESTFTDLVMFRKSAERAHAQFQKGDAFIAEGETRTYTQTVDGTEVEREQFIAARVGHDNNITRYDVDRTPPEREAPQQETPVREQVQQALAEREAQLDPEPPAATASTGTVQREAVAR from the coding sequence ATGACGATTCGTACGAAGGAGTCCCTGTCGGGGTTCCTTGCCACTGACCCGGAGCTGTCGTTCACCCGTACCGGTGACGCCCGGATGTATGCGCGGGTGAGGCAGGAGCATTTCCAGCGTGAGGAGGATGGCTCGTTTACTCGGTTGGAGTCGACATTCACGGACTTGGTGATGTTCCGCAAGTCCGCCGAACGCGCGCACGCCCAGTTTCAGAAGGGTGATGCTTTCATCGCCGAGGGTGAGACCCGCACCTACACGCAGACCGTCGACGGGACTGAGGTTGAGCGGGAACAGTTCATCGCTGCCCGTGTCGGGCACGACAACAACATCACCCGTTACGACGTGGACCGCACCCCGCCCGAACGCGAGGCTCCGCAGCAGGAGACACCGGTGCGCGAACAGGTGCAGCAGGCGCTCGCCGAGAGGGAGGCGCAGCTCGACCCGGAACCACCTGCCGCGACCGCGAGTACCGGCACGGTGCAGCGCGAGGCGGTCGCCCGATAA
- a CDS encoding transcriptional regulator, with amino-acid sequence MASAEGGERPVDPAFSDVVHSPVRLQVCAALAAGDRVLFAELLQALGVTDSHLSKNVRVLADAGLVELHKVAPPAGGGVRPVTALSLTSEGADAYQGHAAWLQSITHAPEKGNHP; translated from the coding sequence ATGGCAAGTGCGGAGGGTGGAGAGAGACCTGTCGATCCGGCGTTTAGTGATGTGGTCCATTCGCCGGTGCGGTTGCAAGTCTGTGCGGCGCTGGCTGCTGGCGATCGGGTGTTGTTCGCCGAACTGCTGCAGGCGCTGGGAGTGACGGATTCTCACCTGTCGAAGAATGTTCGTGTCCTGGCCGACGCCGGCCTGGTGGAACTGCACAAGGTCGCGCCCCCGGCAGGCGGTGGTGTGCGACCGGTGACTGCGCTGTCGCTCACCTCAGAAGGCGCGGACGCCTACCAGGGGCACGCCGCCTGGCTGCAGTCCATCACTCATGCCCCGGAGAAGGGAAACCACCCATGA
- a CDS encoding alpha/beta fold hydrolase, with protein sequence MEQAESDDGAPIGFDLVGANPRASGDPVLILPGGPCRDPVYLGDLAGLAENRPLAVVHFRGTPSTGGLSRGWWTDAADAIAVIDQLGLSTVDVIAHSAGTRVALSLATRFPERLRSLALVTPAAAWLTETPHDGAAIATRRPEPEIIEALASMNVEPADENAFQHAWRAEAAAGYARWTTAERQHAQVGSMSLAAAHAWFRDIPADAAARIQNTTLPPTLVLGGADDILSGVETVRAFATALRAELLLIDDCGHYPWIERPEPFRFELERWLTSRGAHSPRR encoded by the coding sequence GTGGAGCAAGCGGAATCCGACGACGGGGCACCGATCGGGTTCGACCTGGTCGGAGCGAACCCCCGTGCAAGTGGTGACCCGGTGCTTATCCTCCCCGGAGGCCCGTGCCGGGATCCCGTCTATCTTGGTGACCTTGCTGGACTCGCGGAGAACCGACCGCTTGCGGTTGTTCATTTTCGTGGCACACCTTCAACCGGTGGACTGTCACGAGGGTGGTGGACTGACGCGGCCGACGCGATCGCCGTGATCGACCAGCTCGGACTCTCCACCGTCGACGTGATCGCTCACTCTGCGGGGACACGTGTAGCGCTTTCGCTGGCGACGCGGTTCCCTGAACGCCTGCGGTCGCTCGCACTCGTGACTCCCGCCGCCGCATGGCTGACAGAAACCCCGCACGACGGCGCCGCCATCGCAACACGACGACCCGAGCCTGAGATTATCGAGGCCCTTGCCTCGATGAACGTTGAGCCCGCCGACGAGAACGCATTCCAGCACGCCTGGAGGGCCGAGGCTGCAGCGGGGTATGCCCGATGGACCACAGCCGAACGGCAGCACGCGCAGGTGGGAAGCATGTCGCTTGCCGCAGCGCACGCATGGTTCCGGGACATTCCAGCGGACGCCGCGGCGCGCATCCAGAACACGACACTCCCTCCCACCCTCGTGCTCGGCGGCGCGGACGACATCCTGAGCGGCGTCGAGACAGTCCGCGCATTCGCCACGGCACTCCGCGCTGAACTCCTTCTCATCGATGACTGCGGCCATTACCCGTGGATCGAGCGCCCCGAACCATTTCGATTCGAACTCGAACGCTGGCTCACCAGTCGCGGCGCGCACTCACCGCGTCGCTAA
- a CDS encoding ATP-binding protein, translated as MAPERTSKKLYSTVLVEDGTGRKNRKTRERAARQVIAREHAEQRAAEKAKLAAERAEARSTNYLPRSGEPGAAALRSYRGFRVPAHQDTSAALQGAYPFLAEGGLGSQGVFVGQDMYSGGSFVYDPWVLYQRGIITAPNLVLAGIVGSGKSSLAKSLYTRSIPFGRRVYVPGDPKGEHTAVAEAVGGKAIVLGHGIRNRLNPLDEGYRPGGLSDAEWASTVASRRRDLIGALAETVLERSLSPLEHTVIDIALQAVVASNDVPILPMVVDRILTPDPSDDERLAEDGRMVGHALRRLVSGDLQGLFDGPSTVTFDPTLPMITLDLSRVVENSTLISVLMTCSSAWMESALLDPNGGQRWVVYDEAWRLMSHPALLKRMDAHWRLARHYGIANLLIFHKLTDLDNVGDHGSAMRSLANSLLANAESRIIYRQESDQIGTTGKTLGLTGTEQKLLPSLGTGQGLWRIKESSYVVQHQLHPEELRAFDTTQRMTRKPRKFKNPEA; from the coding sequence GTGGCACCAGAACGCACATCCAAGAAGCTCTACTCCACCGTCCTCGTCGAAGACGGCACCGGCCGGAAGAACCGTAAAACCCGGGAGCGGGCCGCACGGCAAGTCATCGCCCGGGAGCACGCCGAGCAGCGCGCCGCTGAGAAGGCGAAGCTCGCCGCGGAACGTGCGGAGGCGAGGTCGACGAACTACCTCCCCAGGAGCGGCGAGCCAGGGGCTGCAGCGCTCCGGTCGTATCGGGGGTTTCGGGTGCCTGCGCATCAGGACACCTCGGCCGCGCTGCAGGGTGCGTACCCGTTCCTCGCCGAAGGCGGCCTCGGTTCCCAGGGGGTGTTCGTGGGGCAGGACATGTACTCCGGCGGATCCTTCGTCTACGACCCGTGGGTGCTGTACCAGCGGGGCATCATCACGGCCCCCAACCTCGTCCTTGCCGGAATCGTCGGCTCCGGGAAGTCCTCCCTTGCCAAGTCCCTCTACACCCGGTCCATCCCGTTCGGTCGCCGCGTCTATGTCCCCGGGGATCCGAAGGGCGAGCACACGGCGGTTGCGGAGGCGGTGGGTGGGAAGGCGATCGTCCTCGGCCACGGCATCCGGAACCGTCTCAACCCACTTGACGAGGGCTACCGGCCCGGCGGGCTCTCCGACGCAGAGTGGGCGTCCACGGTCGCCTCTCGTCGCCGTGACCTGATCGGCGCCCTCGCCGAGACCGTCCTCGAGCGGTCGTTGTCGCCGTTGGAGCACACGGTCATCGATATCGCGCTCCAAGCCGTCGTCGCGAGTAACGATGTGCCGATCCTGCCGATGGTCGTCGACCGCATCCTCACCCCCGACCCGAGCGACGACGAACGTCTCGCCGAGGACGGGCGGATGGTCGGTCACGCGCTGCGCCGCCTCGTGTCCGGCGACCTCCAAGGACTGTTCGATGGGCCATCGACCGTGACGTTTGACCCGACGTTGCCGATGATCACCCTCGACCTGTCCCGCGTCGTCGAAAACTCCACCCTCATCAGCGTGCTGATGACCTGTTCCAGTGCGTGGATGGAATCCGCGCTCCTGGACCCGAACGGCGGGCAGAGGTGGGTGGTCTACGACGAGGCTTGGCGTCTCATGTCGCATCCGGCGTTGTTGAAGCGGATGGACGCGCACTGGCGGCTCGCCCGCCACTACGGGATCGCGAACCTGCTGATCTTCCACAAGCTCACCGACCTCGACAACGTCGGCGACCACGGCTCCGCCATGCGATCCCTCGCCAACAGCCTCCTCGCCAACGCGGAGTCGCGGATCATCTACCGCCAAGAATCCGACCAGATCGGCACCACCGGCAAGACCCTCGGACTCACCGGCACCGAACAGAAACTCCTCCCGTCCCTGGGGACCGGGCAGGGGCTCTGGCGGATCAAAGAATCGTCATACGTCGTTCAGCATCAGTTGCACCCGGAGGAGTTGCGGGCCTTCGACACCACCCAGCGGATGACTCGGAAACCCCGCAAGTTCAAGAATCCCGAAGCCTGA
- a CDS encoding SCO6880 family protein, with amino-acid sequence MASTASTRTEFELSAVKFSRLTKRGIILGLSLPQVIALSVAVAVFIASLYTGGPAALYTSPIWGTATALAWVPIGGRKLVEWVPITLHWVLRQALRQTRYRRRVAKPRPAGTLALPGDAAPLRQYDDPETGTVMVHDPHGQTLTALVEVTHPSFILLDPGEQERRVHAWGRVLSTACRSTRIARLQVLERTVPDSGSGLAQWWAEHGNDDDSWVARTYRELIDRAGPAGERHISTISLSLDMRAAARAIRTAGGSLKGAAVVLRQEMETLTTALRTADLKPTDWYTAGQLAVMLRSAYDPAIAATLERSGEIGQDLATAGPVAVEETWDQLRSDSAHHAVLWISEWPRSLVYPGFLAPVLLSSGIRRAFTLLCDPIRSDQAARDIRKKKTEYISDAAQRQKVGQIEDAQQSAEYQDVLQQEADLTSGHGVLRYTGLLAVSATTAVELEAAVSAIEQAAIQASCETRRLVGQQAQAFVAAALPLCRGI; translated from the coding sequence ATGGCCAGCACTGCGTCCACCCGCACCGAGTTCGAGCTGTCGGCTGTGAAGTTCTCCCGCCTCACCAAACGCGGGATCATCCTCGGCCTCTCCCTCCCACAAGTCATCGCCCTCTCTGTCGCGGTCGCCGTGTTCATCGCCTCCCTCTACACCGGAGGTCCCGCCGCGTTGTACACGTCCCCGATCTGGGGCACCGCCACAGCCCTCGCCTGGGTACCCATCGGCGGTAGGAAGCTCGTCGAATGGGTGCCGATCACTCTGCACTGGGTGCTCCGGCAGGCCCTCCGCCAGACCCGGTATCGGCGTCGCGTGGCGAAGCCTCGTCCGGCGGGGACTCTCGCGTTGCCTGGGGATGCAGCACCGCTGCGCCAGTACGACGACCCCGAAACCGGTACGGTCATGGTCCACGACCCGCACGGGCAGACCTTGACCGCGCTGGTGGAAGTGACGCATCCCTCATTCATCCTGTTGGATCCGGGTGAGCAGGAACGCCGCGTGCACGCCTGGGGTCGGGTGCTGTCCACCGCATGCCGGTCCACCCGGATCGCCCGTCTCCAAGTCCTCGAGCGCACCGTCCCCGACAGCGGGTCGGGACTCGCGCAATGGTGGGCCGAGCACGGCAACGACGACGACTCCTGGGTCGCGCGCACCTACCGGGAGCTCATCGACCGGGCTGGCCCCGCAGGGGAACGCCACATCTCCACCATCTCCCTGTCCTTGGACATGCGCGCCGCTGCCCGGGCGATCCGCACCGCAGGCGGCAGCCTCAAAGGCGCTGCCGTGGTGCTCAGGCAGGAGATGGAGACCCTCACGACCGCGCTGCGCACTGCCGACCTGAAACCCACCGACTGGTACACGGCTGGGCAACTCGCGGTCATGCTCCGCTCCGCCTACGATCCCGCTATCGCCGCGACCCTCGAACGCTCTGGCGAGATCGGGCAGGACCTCGCCACCGCTGGCCCGGTCGCGGTGGAAGAGACCTGGGACCAGCTGCGCTCCGATAGCGCGCATCACGCGGTGTTGTGGATCTCGGAGTGGCCCCGCTCACTCGTCTACCCAGGATTCCTCGCCCCCGTGCTGCTCTCCAGCGGGATCAGGCGTGCGTTCACGCTGCTGTGTGACCCGATCCGGTCTGATCAGGCAGCGCGGGACATTCGGAAGAAGAAGACCGAGTACATCAGTGATGCGGCGCAGCGGCAGAAGGTCGGTCAGATCGAAGACGCCCAACAGTCCGCTGAATACCAAGACGTCCTCCAGCAGGAAGCCGACCTCACCAGCGGCCACGGCGTCCTGCGCTACACAGGGCTCCTCGCCGTCTCCGCCACCACCGCCGTTGAGCTCGAAGCCGCAGTCTCCGCGATCGAACAGGCCGCCATCCAAGCCTCGTGCGAAACGCGGCGGTTGGTCGGGCAGCAGGCGCAGGCGTTCGTTGCTGCGGCGCTGCCGCTGTGCCGAGGTATCTGA